The region TGGGAGGTGTTCAGGAGTCCCTTGAAGGAGTGTAAGAATAAGACAATCAGTAAGACGAAACAGCATTAACAAATGAGAAAGGACCGGGTTCTATGGTCCAATCGTACCACACAGTagttcatgttttcttctgtcATCAAAGCAGCTTAAACCAAAGTCTATCAGATAGACTTGTAGGCCTTCTGCGGTGGTCTCAATCAGGGTATTTTCCACCTTAATGTCCCTGTGGAAGATGTTTACATTCTGAAGGTAGAGCGCTGCTTCTACTAGCTGTTTCAGTATGATCTAAAGGAAAACATCACATGGTCAAGAATAGCAGAGATACAGGTATAAGATACAATGCCTTGTCTTCAGAATCTGTTGagtctgttttttcttcacattttgtctcattacaacTACAAAATTCAGTGTACAGTACATGGTTCTCTGGGAGACAACATTGTCTTCATTAACAGCTGCAAGTCTTCCTGTGTATGCATAATAGCAACTCAAAGCTTTGCTTACTCTTCTTTGGCATCTGATGTATCAAACATTGCTCTTTGAAATGTTCAAAGAGCAAagagttgaaatattttatagcCCAACCCTCTAAGGTACACCAAAATTCCATCCAGCAGCTTACCTTGGCCTCCTTCTCATTTAGACAGCCTCCACACTCTTTAAGATAGACCAGAAGGTCCTCAGCAAACATGGGCCGCTCCATCACTAAAATCAGCTCCTGATCCAGATCGTACCAGTCCAGCAGGGACACCATGGCCAACTGCGGCATTGTTGCAGTCCTCAGCTTCAACATGATTACAGCCTCCATGGCCAGCTCTCTGCCGTTCTCATCCTGAAACATCCCAGCAAACATGAGAACCCCACCATCAGAATCAGAGTGGCTTTACTGGCTAAAACTGCACATAAACAAATGATCTAACTTTGATGTTCAAGTGTTCAAAGCAAACTTTAAGAGAAATATAAATCATGTACATGTATTTGTAGCCAACATTTTAGATAGATAGTTAAACACACAGATGGTTTGATGTGACAGAGAAAAACTGCTTATATGGTATGGTGTTCATTGTGTTcatcggagaaaaaaaaaactctctgctGTCTGGTTATTGCAAAAAGTGTTCTGTAGCACCAACCAAGGTGAAAGTTTACTCCAAACTCTCTGTGTCCAGAATGTGTGGGATCTACGGAGATGTTAACTGCCCTTTGCATCTGTAATCCACTAAGAAGAAGAAACACTGCTATATGTTGTTGCTCACATACCTTATGTTTGATGACCACGTTGTCTTTCGGGATGTGTTTGATAGCCACCTATAAGATAGCAACAAGACTTTAGTTAGCATGTTAAAGAGGCAATATTCTTAAAGAGATATTTCGTACTTTCTAATGTTAGATTCTGTAAAGCTATCAGCAGTAGTTTTCTAAACAACAtattaaaacactgaagttaAAGTTGGTTGAGGTTGTTGTCTATGTCAATCCACCTCAGCTGTGACTAAATTGTATCAGCTGACTCTGAGATTACCCGGATGCTAACTACAAGACTCAGAAACAGTTCAGAACCTACAAACTTTGATGCCTTTGGTGtcactaaaaataacaaaatctaacaaaaataacTCATCAGTCCACAAGAGTGGACTAATCAGGCAGATTGATAAAGATGGGCAACCATCTTTTTTTGGCAGAGAAAATAATGAACATAATAACAATCTATCGTGAAACTGTACATGGTTaatgtccataaaaataaaattgtatcccacacatgtgaacattttcagtttgagtcATTTCTATTGGCTAAAATCAGCTAAAAAAGACAGTCAGTCTGACTAGCTGTTAGCCTTCCACCGCTTTGAGGACCTTATGTCTTCTCTACAAATGTTGACCCTTActgacttaaataaaaatatgaagcaaGTGAACCTATGAATGTGTGTTTGCGTGTCTGTGTCTACCACTTACAGGCAATTTACCCTCGACCCGATATCCAGCAAACACAGATCCAAAACCTCCATCTCCAAGCTGATGAAGCTCGACATACTTTTCCTGGAATTCGCCTAAAGTTTCACACAGCATCAGAATAAAATTCTATTCACTAATGGTACTTCAGATATCATTATTACCAACCTTACTTCTGTCTCGTGAATGCGTCTGTTACCAGTCTATCACTACTTAACTCTGACCTCTTTGGGAATCCATTCTTTCTTCACCcatcttcatcttcttcctcttcagtGGTTTCTCAAAGTCCTCTGCCGGTACTGGACTGGAGCTGGATTCTAACAATGAGGGTAACCCAAAGAAATAACGTTAGCCTTTTAACATTTAGGTACCAAAAGAGAACAATGTCCAGATTGAAACATAAGGCTCAGGctgttttttacacatttgttccattttcagctggtgtggttcacttccacactgcactgagtcaaactaactttgagcaacctgtccattcctcacctgtggtggcgctgcaccaagagccACTGAAAGAAACGTCACTGAACacaacttttttcttcacaaaatataaacaaaactggagttGAGTCAGATTTCTCTGACTCTGAGATTTCTCATGGTCATCGGTAAATgtccacaagccatttctcctgccaGCACTAGACTCGTAAGTATTTATTGGTTGAATGcactgcttcctgcttttggagtggtctctggtctgcttggtgTTCATATAGTACATTCAAACCACaccaaagttcacttcaaccaaaccaaggTTTGTAGGTGGATCAAAGTTtgattacgcattcacacctccccaaatgaaccggactttgTACGCAATCGAACTGGAATTGGATTGAAGCAGactgaacagggctggtgtggACATGCCCTTAAACAGGCTCAGAAAGTTATCCTTACCTGCTGAACTTCTTGACATGTTAAGATCACTAACTTCAATATATctaattagatttttcttctgATGCACAATACAAGGAAGGGCATaaacttaaaatgaattttggTGTGTGTATTCATGTACAGCTgcatatcacataaaatcaaaataaaaaaaatcaaagttttttattCTAATGTAAAACGTGTTTAATGGGTGTGaatgcatttacaaaatactgTAGTTTATTCTTTGCGATATTTTTACTCTCTTTAACTGTAACATGCTGAAGTTAACGGTTatctttagtcagaggcttctttaaATATGCTGTGATACGGGCTGCTACCGTAAATCTTTCCTACCAACAGCCATTGCATTAATTAACTTGTGTTAATTCATGTTGAATTAacatgagttacaacatttaatttcactttcgGATCAATAGAGTAATTTTGAATTTGTGTGAATCCTAATAATCATGCTGAGGATCTGGTGTGAACTAAAAATAGCTTCATCATAGCGGCCAACCTGAGCTGATGTCCCAGGAGATTGGAGGCTCTTTGGTCAGGACCCGCTGCAGGAgacccttcttcttcttcttggctgGTGGTGAAGATTCCTCTGCCTCCTTTGTGGCTTTACTCCTCAGTCTCATCATGGTTCTGATTGGGACCTGGCATCTTGTGGAGGCTCCAGCCATCTGAGAGACCATGATCCGTCTTCTGGGGGTCTCATCTGCAgcctttttccttttccttggTCTGCTGTCCTCAGCAGACTTTGTGTTTGGTGACATCACGCTGCTGTTGCGCTCTAAAGTGAGAGAGATCTCAGGAAAAtaatgtgcttttctttttttgtaattagtcaaaaatgtagtatttatatCACCTCACATAAATTCAATGTGAGGTATTTATGTGATCAGAGGGATcaggacacaaactgtttattACACAAACTGTTGAATAAGTTAAACCTTCAAACTGTTGAATGTTTAACTTATTTTCACCAAGACGCATGCTTCTGGGTGAAACTATCACAGACTCACACATCCCAATGTTCCCAACAGTAAACACGTCAGCAGCAGAAATACTTTATGataaaaactctaaatattttaagtacATAGTAATGTGGATGTAAGTAATGtggatttaataaaaactattaaactgaaacatgaacCATTTGCTGTTCATTTTTACTGAAACTCATGAACTCAGTTACCTCGTCGTCTCCTGAGGGCCAgcatttttcctttccttttatgttctttgaccatttttttttgtagactTCAGTGTCGATCTCCACCTACAAGTGTTGGCAGTTTTATCTCTCGTAGTCTCACTCTATTAGAGATTCCAGACAGACTGAACTCAAATTGATTGTTGGGTTCTGACACCAACCAGTGTGACATCAAAAATAACATTCCAAATTTTGGTCATAAATGTTAGAATGGAGGTGATGTTGCCTAGCAGCcctctgaatttaaaaaattaaataaataagtaataaaaaaatatccccAAAATCAAATATTCAGTGCCAGATTTTGAGTGATGAATCCCAAATGTTGGAGCCACACAGAGAtcttatttatcttttatttgctgcaaaaactaaaaagagcTTAAACAActgtttttgactttatttaaaactaaataaatcacaattgttttgctcattttgaaTTATGATTCTAAGTTTTTTCATAAcctttaaaaattagatttagGAAGAATGTAATATCTGGCTATATCAAAGCATTACACAGCATTGtatttgattttcaaaataCTATTTCACTccttctgttgtgttttttgttttttttatgcctgtagctcaatgattttttttatttcatattttatcataaCTGTTCAGTGTGTGGCAGTCTGAACAGCAGGTTGACCAGGGAGGCACATATGAAGGATTTAATGATTGGAATCTGTCAATGAAGGATTTCCACCACAGATAAGCGTCTCttagtttttttatgtgtcCTGTTGCGGCATTTTAGACATGCTATATGAAGAAGCTAGCTAACTCCTTGTGTCAAGCCATATTTACTCATATTCACTCTATCAAAAAGGGGATTCTAAAGCCTGATTTATACTTGATGCACCACGTGGAGGCTCACGGTCAAATTCCGTAATTTCAGCAACAACAGTGCTCAATCCCGTATGCCCCCCCAAAGCAAATTTTCCTCACTGCATGCCTATgaaattttgtaattatgtggACAGTTCCATGTGGAAAAACATGGCAGACGAGCTTGATTTAGTGGAGGTTCCCAAAGACAGTCGACTTTATGATTCCGCCGGTAACGACTGCCATGCTCACAGGTATCACAATGTTGCTGacaactgtattttttactaCTAAACATGTAGTTTAGTAGTGTAGTGCTCTTGCCATTGTTGCCTCATACTGACCCCTAGAGTCTAGCAGAATGTGGGCCACAATTCGGACAATCCGCACAGAATagaaatgctgcaaacatttattctgtaaatcTACTGTGCGCGTGGAATGTACTTGCATCAAGTGTAAAATAACCTTAACCTTCTTAGGCATAACTCTTGTCTAAGAAAGACAGAATCTCTCATCAAAGGCATGAAAACTTGATAGACGGTAAGGAGAGGAATCTTCCTACATGAACTATTtagtaaaattataattaattgaATAGGTTTGTAGATATTGTAAGAAAAGCTACAATATTTTATGGTCCAGGTTGATTGGTTTCAAGATTCTCCTTAGATGTGTGTGTACATGATccagtctgtctctgtgttgccctgtgatggattGGCGACCTCTCCAGGTGACCCCACTTCCCACCCATAGACCcgtaggcaccagcacccctcctcaCCTCACTAGGGATAAGCATGTAAGATAagtggtgcccaaagttggtcctggagggccggcatcctgcatgtattagttctctccctggtggtggTAACaatctttttcagtttcatctgttgtcagtgttcttcttaggccttctaatgagcgTTAAACAAGGGAGAGAAAttaaacatgcaggatgccggccctccaggatccactttggacaccactggtgTATGATAATGAATGGAACATTAGTAATTTCAGCCACTTTTCTAATTTATCATTCAGGAAGTTATGGCCAGCTATGTTGTATGTAGCACTGAAACCcagtaaaaccaaaacaaaaatgttttgatgtctCGTAATCAAGACCTTTTGAACGTTTGCAGGCATTAGGCAGGCAGGGAGGGGAAAGTCAAGTTCACTTATAAAGTCCAGGGATACATACAAGATAACAGCTACACACAGACCGGTGTGTGTAGCTGACTAACAAATGTGTTCAGGTATACTATACAAATTTTCACCATTAGAATTTAATGTCTAATTCTGCTGAGCTATAGGGCCGCCATACACAAGTATGTGCAGGACTATTTAAAAATTTACAACtgcctttttctttcctcaggGGTTGGACTAGAAGTGCTTTCATATGACATCTCTGGCTTTCACACATCACACAGATAAAGGCTTTCTGCTTTGATCACATGGGATTTCTGAAGGGAGAGTCTGGGGTCCTGTGGGGCCTGTTGGAGgggcatctttttttttcttctcaatgCTTTGGTCTTTGCTCCcccattttataaaataatcagtTGAATACAATCCAAGATCCAGTTTACATCCAGTATATTGGAACATTTTCAGAGGACCGTTGGTTTATGAAGCTAACAAGAAAGGCTTGTAAAAGACAACAACCCATTACACACTAATAGTGCTTACTGACAAGCAACAAGTGTGACAGACAAGAAATATAAGATcctaaaataacttcaaattttgcatttaattgaTGATCACATACATCTTAGCTTATGTGTCAGTCCTCTAGGATTTCTTCCTATTTCATAAAGACATGACTTTCTGATGCTGTTCATCTTCTGCTTGTTGGGCTTTAGACTCATCGTTTGTTCTCGAACTTCTCATACATCTAAGAATACTGAAATaagttgaaaaacaacaacttactATTTGATTGTAGTTCTAATTTAGAAATTAAGACTATTGTGCAGTATTAAGACTACTGTATGTCAATCATTTTTCTTGAAGTTttgttagaaaaagaaaactgttagCATGCCTGACCACCATGCTAGTTGTTAGCCTAGCTAACAATAATAATGCTAGCCTATCCAAGGTAATAGACAGCAGAAGCAGAAGACAAACCAATGGGTGACCAGCCGAAACATGCTAGCTGTTAGCCTAGCCAGTGCTAACAAGGGAGGAGTACTCTCCTTATTTTCCAATGATTAGTTGCTAGTTAGTGTCGATAATCAAATATGTAGCTGACTTTATTGTTGGGTGtgtaataaacataattttgtcaCCATTACTGCACTATGAAAAAAtacacagataatctgtggacaCCCTTCAGAAAGCCTTCAGAACAAACTGTCAATAGAAGACAAATTAAgattgatttatatattttgcacAGAACTCTTGGTCCAAATCAGCATCAGCAGAATTCATTTACTGTGGGTACTGTAATAAGTAAGTACTGCAGTTATATAAGTTCTGTACTTTATAAGCTTACATAAACTTTGCAAACATGCCTTTAACCTTCAGACTGAATACAACAGAAACCGTTATATAACTCTGCAACACGATGCACTTGCAGAGGAAAGGCGCTTCTCCGGTCTACACAAAGGGACACGTCTCAAGAAAGGACATCATAAGAAAAAGAAGTGGACCTTTAATAGTTGAATGGTTTGTGCTGCTGTTTCAAAGCTACGaaagttttctgtttggttCCGATCCCTCTCTGAACTGGTTTTCTTCAGACTGATTTTATCTGAACTTTATGGAAGTGCACCATTTAATACTTCATAGCCAATGTCTGAACTTTCATTCCCTAAAAGATGATCCTACCAATATAGACGAGTACATTTTTTGAAAGATAGTTTTTGGCAATTCATTGACAATTACCAGACAGGAAATGGACAGTAAAggaaggggggaagacatgcagcaatgGTCTCAAACCCAGGAATAAAACCCCAGGCAGCCGCATTAAGAAGtcaatgttaaaaaacaaaatgtattacaAAGTAAAGTCAACCTGATTAGAGGTTttaagaatagaatagaatagaatagaatagaatagaatagaatagaatagaatagaatagaatagaatagaatagaatagaagtactttattcatcccagcagggaaattacttcgcagttacagcatagagacaagacaagagacacgacacaataacaacgtccgggtgttgagtttggagtttggctgtggtagagctgatgacgtcacaggccaccgctgcatcagccgATGGGGGAATgcaaacagcgatcaaaatggtggacgtaaactccctcagCAAATaatacggccgcattcccacagccagaagttcaatgtccgggctacaaatctgttctttcacgttaacatgaccgggattacaccacctctcactcacataaagtgcaatcccgccgcccttcttcttccgactcttggagaggaaaatccagggacctccacgctgcagtccggaataagcgagtgcagccaggtttccgtgaagcagaagatactgcactccatgtactccttctgggtcctacaCGCTGGTTtgtgccgtctcctcttctccctccgtttaactccagacctgcagccccgGCGTCCCCTCCGCAAAGTAACTTAATTGTgctgtctttattatttttaagtttagcATGTATATtgtaatatttctattttcctCTGTAGATTTAATTTACccttttatggaaaaaaaactgccaaGATTTTCCAATCCAACATGTTCTGTGACAGATGTAATGGGGCTCTTTAAAGGTATAGAACCTCATTCTGTTTATAGGTAGCATTTCCTTTCTGAAGGCTTCTTAAAGATTTTCAGGTTTAATTTGAAAGACCTAACTGAAATCAAATTGTACTAAGGAACAACTTTCTCACTGAAGGAGTctacatgaaaatgtttgagctaCGTCTGTCGAAGAGGCAGACTGTGAAAGTGCATGGCTGCTTCCAGGAGGCGCATTTTCTTCCAACAGGAACTTGACTTGAGAAGCGTTTTGCTAGCAGTGCAGAATCATTTCTTCCAAAACAcccagataaaaagaaaaaaaaaacacagtgaaggatttctttttcttttcgtCCTCCAAAACATAATGAGTCACCCTCTGCATTGTTGCACCCACAACCAACAAACACTGAGGAAGGTATAATGATGTATATGTTTGCCAAACCAAACAGGACTGTCACGAATCGAGAACATGATTCCTTTTACAAGCGcctctttttgtctttatgaAGCCCTCATCTCTGCAATCCCActgaacagatttattttatgcaacTCTAGtactttattgaaaaaaaattatgcgaTAAAATGAAATAGCACTTATAGAACAGGATCGGTCTCATAACCCCTAATAGAAAAGGCTTTATGCTTGTGTGCATGACAAATCCagtagaaaagacaaaagaaaacatcttccAATGGACTCCATGTTTTCCAGGAACTGAAGAAAGTGAAGAGTTCATGATTTCTGGTTCATTGTCAGGAGGTGAGCTATGCAGCGCTGAAACATCCTCTTATCATGCTCCCTGTGGTGAATCTAAAACATtgggtaaatatattttaacatacataaatatttttgcttattctGACGTCCAGCAGTTACTGCACACATACTAAGAGATGGGTTCTCCAAAGGCATCCTTGAGGTTTAATAGCTAAGTAAAGCAAAGATAATACAATGTAGAATTCCAATGAATaacttttaaatgaatttttatttctctgtagtCTATAGTCAGGCTATGTGTGACTGCTTGCTGCTTTTTAcagcaaaattaacaaaataaaacaaaaacaatggacCACTTGTGTCCTTCATCCAAACCTAATTCaccaggaaggaaaaaaagcaaacaatttcATTTAATCTAGAACATTATTCGGCTGCAGTCGGTTGGAGCAGCACAAAATGCTCCAGGAGTTTTATCCAGGTGAGGAGGCATGTAGAGAAACAGCTGGAAATTGGTTTAATATGCTGAGATAGCCCCGGACATTATTGGAACTGAAAGTCTCATTTGCTGAACTTATTACGTTGTGGAAGCTGTTTGTTGCCAGTTAACATAACATTCTCACAGAGTGGCTATCGTTTTTTTAACGAAGCACTGAATTGCGGAATCCAGTGCAAACACTGGAACTTTTTCTCCTGCTTAATCTGAAGTCAATCCCAGCAGTCACCAGTAGGGGGTCCAAAGAGATGTCGTGATTTTAAGTAGCCACAGTATTTCTGGCCAGAATGAAATGTGTCTCTTTACAAGTTAATGGCAGCAACTCTGTCTGGTGAAGTAAGAACATGCCACTGCTCTGGGTGCTGAATATTGAAACACCCTGTAtttgagactcttattttgaattACGAAAAGGAAGTATGACAACAGGCCAATAAAGACGTGTCAGCCTGTTGATCTACGCTTTGCTTCTTTCACAGGTCTGGGCTCTCGGCtgttcagaaaatatttcttcctgtGGAAGCATGAAGtctgttgaagttttacattttagaaactTTTCTTAGAAAGATTAAGAAATGCAACACATGAATCAGTTTGTTCAAGTGACAAGTCATTAAAACACACGCCACGCCATCATTCTCCAGCTACATTCTGTCTTCGTCTTCATTGTTTGCACCAGTGGCAACAtacggttgttgatcatgtgacccgtgaagtgaaaaaagtgtttccatggaggttttgtaaaacaaaacacttgcgttatcaaaaaacatgtttttgtgaaattggGGTGTTTCCATTAGGCAAAATTACtttagaaatgtcaaattgcacaattatatggtgAATAGAAACGCATCTTATGTCATTGtattctaatattttatatcaTGAGATTCTGTACtgctgaacatgtttttttcaaatgttcacATGAAATTTTTACTAGTCGCTATAGCTACCAGTGTTATTATTCAGCATCTTGTTTCCTCTCAGATGGATGCTAGCCTCTCCACTACAGTGCAGCAGTCACAGCAGAGAAAGCCTATAGTCCAGCATTTTTTCCAGGGTCTAATCCTCCCTCGTCTCAGATGAGTCCATTCATGACTCCATCTATGCAGTTTCCACACTACTagttctgcaaaaaaaacaaataaagtgcaTCCCCATTGCCTCTGACAAAGTGATGATTACACTGTGGCTTTGACATTTGAGACAGCCTCTCGCCAAGTCAGCCCAAAACCCATTGCTCACCCTGTTCATTACCTCCCATAATGACCCCATTCAGAGACAGCGGGGCCCAGCCGCGGCTCATGGGCCCGGCAATAATCTCCTGCATTAATTAGATGACCCCCTGAGATGGGTGCTGCTGCATTGGTGGGCACAATGACAAGCTCTCTGCTTATTGTTTATGGCCTGTTGTAAAGTGTCCAGCGACGGGAGTGATGAGGAAGATCagggaaagaggaaaagagagggGGGAAAGGGTGGGGTGCTCGGCCAGGGGCCAATCAGGCTGCAGTGAGCAGCAGTCATGCTGCTTTCCTTTTCCCACTGAATTGTTCCTTAAGTCTTTGGGTCAGGTTTGCTTCTAGTGCAACACTTGCTCCATATTTTGttggaaaaagtcaaatattgtCTGTCTGAGGAAAGCACAGAGGTTGACTAATGTAGGTTCTTACTAAGGGATTCAGGACTGAAGCAGTATTCTGCTGAGTAAACACATGCTGAATATGGAACTCAGTCTGCAGTACATTGTTCAATCTTGTTAATCAAAGTCTGTTTATACCAAAGCATGTACCATACCAGCTGTAAACAAGTCGCAGCAGAAAGAACATGGCTCAGGAGGTAGGGGCATCTACTAATCAAACTGTTAGCAGAATATGCTGCCGGTATAAGACAACTAAGACATTAAGCTCAGGATATGCAGTtctacataaaaaattaaatggcaAAAGAATCTAAGACTTTAGTTATAAAATAATGGTCTAAGTCATTTTAtgtcaaaaatctttttttctttttttgttgccaatATCACTTTTGGTTAAAGTGAcgataaaagtgacaaaaggtgatgatgtatttgttttggGAAAACCAGGAAATCCTGGTTTGTGGTTTATGACAAGCTTGTAGTTTAACATGTCATAAACCACAAAGTGTGTTTTCAGTTGTTGGTAATCAGTCCAGGCTCGACTATTGAGAACTGAACTCAGTTCTCAATAATCTCAATAGTCATGCTATTTGCTAGTCACTGGCatgacaagttttttttgtgacttgGTATTTCAGTTTCCCTATCTGCATTTTTGTTCCAATATGTGAAATGtgctctaagaaaaaaaaacatctctgttGGTGGTGGCTTTTCCAAGATTAATTTTGGAGTaatttttgagatcttttaatTTGCCCTACAAGTTTTAGTTTAGGGATTCTGTGACTCTACAGGTCTAGTTGGTTTGATAGAGTTTTCTACCTtgaatattcatatttttcattcatctttttttctgatacattgttttcattgatcatctgaaacatttaacagtGTCTAAGAAAACCAACGAAAAAGCAAAATATACCCACTAGAGGACAAATGTACTTTCACTTTACTTCCTTTCTTACTTCAAAGTAAGATTCTTCAGCTAAATTTAAGCTAAAGTTCAGAACTACATATCTAAGTCTAATAAAAATAGTTAACATTTACTAGACAAAGTCATCCTAACATCAACTGGAAAGCACTTTGTGAGCCAGACTTAAATTTGATGAGAAATATTACAccacattaaaatttaaagatcTCATTTAAACCCCTGCTGATTATTGGATCCGTGCTGCACATCATACTGTACATCTGTTGAGCAGAGAGATTCTGAACACCGTAACACAGACCTGCTATGTGTGATGGAAAAGGTGCTTTTTGCATCTGCATTGTGTGAACGTGGGTTTTGAGTGATGGATGAAAAGAATGGGAAAG is a window of Xiphophorus maculatus strain JP 163 A chromosome 21, X_maculatus-5.0-male, whole genome shotgun sequence DNA encoding:
- the LOC102234532 gene encoding serine/threonine-protein kinase pim-1-like yields the protein MVKEHKRKGKMLALRRRRERNSSVMSPNTKSAEDSRPRKRKKAADETPRRRIMVSQMAGASTRCQVPIRTMMRLRSKATKEAEESSPPAKKKKKGLLQRVLTKEPPISWDISSGCRKHSSPVPAEDFEKPLKRKKMKMGEERMDSQRGEFQEKYVELHQLGDGGFGSVFAGYRVEGKLPVAIKHIPKDNVVIKHKDENGRELAMEAVIMLKLRTATMPQLAMVSLLDWYDLDQELILVMERPMFAEDLLVYLKECGGCLNEKEAKIILKQLVEAALYLQNVNIFHRDIKVENTLIETTAEGLQVYLIDFGLSCFDDRRKHELLCGTPEHLPLDWFMHNNYCAEPTTVWQLGVVLFEVVHMMRFNSHSFLKNKLKISKRLSKNCQDVLTKCLMVDPVDRPTLEQLLGHPWFS